A portion of the Lolium rigidum isolate FL_2022 chromosome 1, APGP_CSIRO_Lrig_0.1, whole genome shotgun sequence genome contains these proteins:
- the LOC124685439 gene encoding photosystem II protein D1, which yields MTAILERRESTSLWGRFCNWITSTENRLYIGWFGVLMIPTLLTATSVFIIAFIAAPPVDIDGIREPVSGSLLYGNNIISGAIIPTSAAIGLHFYPIWEAASVDEWLYNGGPYELIVLHFLLGVACYMGREWELSFRLGMRPWIAVAYSAPVAAATAVFLIYPIGQGSFSDGMPLGISGTFNFMIVFQAEHNILMHPFHMLGVAGVFGGSLFSAMHGSLVTSSLIRETTENESANEGYKFGQEEETYNIVAAHGYFGRLIFQYASFNNSRSLHFFLAAWPVVGIWFTALGISTMAFNLNGFNFNQSVVDSQGRVINTWADIINRANLGMEVMHERNAHNFPLDLAALEVPSLNG from the coding sequence ATGACTGCAATTTTAGAGAGACGCGAAAGTACAAGCCTGTGGGGTCGCTTCTGCAACTGGATAACTAGCACTGAAAACCGTCTTTACATCGGATGGTTCGGTGTTTTGATGATCCCTACTTTATTGACCGCAACTTCTGTATTTATTATCGCCTTCATCGCTGCCCCTCCAGTAGATATTGATGGTATTCGTGAGCCTGTTTCTGGTTCTTTACTTTATGGAAACAATATTATCTCTGGTGCTATTATTCCTACTTCGGCGGCGATCGGATTGCACTTTTACCCAATTTGGGAAGCTGCATCTGTTGATGAGTGGTTATACAATGGTGGTCCTTATGAGCTAATTGTTCTACACTTCTTACTTGGTGTAGCTTGTTATATGGGTCGTGAGTGGGAACTTAGTTTCCGTTTGGGTATGCGTCCTTGGATTGCTGTTGCATACTCAGCTCCTGTTGCGGCTGCTACTGCTGTTTTCTTGATTTACCCTATTGGTCAAGGAAGCTTCTCTGATGGTATGCCTTTAGGAATATCTGGTACTTTCAACTTTATGATTGTATTCCAGGCAGAGCACAACATCCTTATGCATCCATTCCACATGTTAGGTGTAGCTGGTGTATTCGGCGGCTCCCTATTTAGTGCTATGCATGGTTCCTTGGTAACCTCTAGTTTGATCAGGGAAACTACTGAAAATGAATCTGCTAATGAGGGTTACAAATTTGGTCAAGAGGAAGAGACTTATAATATTGTGGCTGCTCATGGTTATTTTGGCCGATTAATCTTCCAATATGCTAGTTTCAACAACTCTCGTTCTTTACACTTCTTCTTGGCTGCTTGGCCTGTAGTAGGAATCTGGTTCACTGCTTTAGGTATTAGTACTATGGCTTTCAACCTAAATGGTTTCAATTTCAACCAATCTGTAGTTGATAGTCAAGGTCGCGTTATTAATACTTGGGCTGATATCATCAACCGAGCTAATCTTGGTATGGAAGTAATGCACGAACGTAATGCTCACAACTTCCCTCTAGACCTAGCTGCTCTTGAAGTTCCATCTCTTAATGGATAA